In Candidatus Nanopelagicales bacterium, the following are encoded in one genomic region:
- a CDS encoding molybdenum cofactor biosynthesis protein MoaE, translating into MGDVMIAAVTSAALDVSGHLEAVATAESGATASFLGVVRNHDSGESVATLEYQAHPTAGDILGRLAVQTAARRGVHRVAVSHRVDAVLEVGDLAVVCAVSASHRGEAFDACSDLVENIKHQLPVWKRQTLTDGSQDWVNCP; encoded by the coding sequence ATGGGTGATGTGATGATCGCGGCAGTGACCTCCGCCGCACTCGACGTCAGCGGGCACCTCGAAGCGGTCGCAACCGCTGAATCGGGAGCAACCGCGAGTTTCCTCGGTGTGGTCCGCAACCATGACTCAGGCGAATCGGTCGCCACGCTGGAGTATCAAGCGCACCCGACCGCCGGTGACATCCTCGGCCGCCTCGCGGTGCAGACCGCCGCCCGCCGGGGAGTTCATCGGGTCGCGGTGAGCCATCGGGTTGATGCAGTGCTGGAGGTGGGCGATCTCGCGGTTGTGTGCGCGGTCTCGGCGTCACATCGGGGAGAAGCCTTCGACGCCTGCTCGGATTTGGTGGAGAACATCAAGCACCAACTGCCGGTCTGGAAGCGGCAGACTCTGACGGATGGGTCGCAGGATTGGGTGAACTGTCCGTAA
- a CDS encoding MoaD/ThiS family protein, translating into MGRVMVRFFGGAATAAACQQFEATASDIAQLRTVLADTFGPGLDQVLTVSSLLVDGAVATDDAMSLADSATVDVLPPYAGG; encoded by the coding sequence TGCGCTTCTTTGGGGGTGCGGCGACCGCAGCGGCGTGTCAGCAATTCGAAGCCACCGCAAGTGACATTGCCCAGTTGCGGACGGTTCTTGCTGACACGTTCGGCCCCGGACTTGACCAGGTGTTGACCGTCAGTTCTTTACTCGTGGACGGGGCCGTGGCCACCGACGACGCGATGTCGCTAGCTGACTCCGCGACGGTTGATGTGTTGCCGCCGTACGCGGGCGGATGA
- a CDS encoding MogA/MoaB family molybdenum cofactor biosynthesis protein — protein sequence MTVDWQVVSAVVITVSDRAFAGEYEDRSGPIVAAELAALGFEVGAVVVVADGAAVGAALREEVARGRALVLTTGGTGLAPRDLTPEQTRLVIDREVPGIAERIRAAGAEKVPTAMLSRGIAGVADRTLIINLAGSTGAVRDGMTALGPVLMHAVEQLGGSDHG from the coding sequence ATGACCGTTGACTGGCAGGTGGTGAGCGCTGTGGTCATCACCGTTTCCGACCGCGCCTTTGCCGGTGAGTACGAGGATCGGTCAGGCCCGATAGTCGCGGCGGAGCTTGCGGCCCTTGGGTTTGAAGTGGGCGCAGTCGTTGTGGTCGCAGATGGTGCGGCAGTTGGGGCGGCCCTGCGTGAGGAAGTTGCGCGGGGGCGGGCACTCGTACTGACCACCGGTGGTACCGGCCTCGCCCCGCGCGACCTCACGCCAGAGCAAACGCGCCTTGTGATTGATCGCGAAGTGCCAGGCATCGCCGAGCGGATTCGGGCAGCAGGCGCCGAGAAGGTGCCGACAGCCATGCTGTCGCGGGGGATCGCCGGGGTAGCCGACAGGACGCTCATCATCAACCTCGCGGGCTCAACGGGGGCAGTACGCGATGGGATGACTGCGCTGGGTCCAGTCCTCATGCATGCGGTTGAACAGCTCGGCGGCAGCGACCATGGGTGA
- the moaC gene encoding cyclic pyranopterin monophosphate synthase MoaC, translating to MVDVGQKEVTLREATACGKVVTTASVMQLLRDGSMPKGDVVAAARIAGIMATKKTPDLIPLCHPIGISGADVDVDVSGDKHVVIHAAVRTADRTGVEMEALTAVAAAALTVVDMIKGTDPAASISDIVVLTKSGGKTGDWIRPDDR from the coding sequence ATGGTTGATGTCGGTCAAAAAGAAGTGACTCTTCGGGAGGCTACTGCCTGCGGCAAGGTCGTCACCACCGCGTCGGTGATGCAGTTGTTGCGGGATGGGTCCATGCCCAAAGGGGACGTCGTCGCGGCCGCAAGAATCGCAGGCATTATGGCGACGAAGAAGACCCCTGACCTGATTCCGCTCTGCCACCCGATCGGCATTAGTGGAGCCGATGTCGATGTCGATGTGTCCGGCGACAAGCACGTTGTCATACACGCTGCCGTCCGAACCGCGGATCGCACAGGTGTCGAGATGGAAGCCCTCACGGCTGTGGCTGCGGCGGCTCTGACCGTCGTGGACATGATCAAGGGAACCGACCCAGCGGCGTCGATCTCAGACATCGTGGTGCTCACCAAGTCCGGTGGTAAGACAGGGGATTGGATCCGACCCGATGACCGTTGA